In Halovivax gelatinilyticus, the following are encoded in one genomic region:
- a CDS encoding MBL fold metallo-hydrolase: MEVYTVTDAAESFTCNAFLVSGERTTLVDAGAYDGVVDEIADRVPTLDAVVLTHQHGDHVDQLSAVDEAFDPEIYAYGDHPLRTNAIDDGDSVPIGDEAFEVVYTPGHADDHVSFVSETTLFSGDVVVHDDGAFEYGSFGRTDLPGQSRETLIESIRRLLDRMPETVERMYAGHGEAFSGDVRDVVETALGRAEKREPKYPDE, encoded by the coding sequence ATGGAGGTCTACACCGTTACGGACGCTGCGGAGTCGTTCACCTGTAACGCCTTTCTGGTTTCGGGCGAGCGGACGACGCTGGTCGACGCGGGTGCGTACGACGGAGTCGTCGACGAAATCGCAGATCGTGTACCGACCCTGGATGCGGTCGTGCTCACCCACCAGCACGGTGACCACGTCGACCAGCTCTCGGCCGTCGACGAGGCGTTCGATCCCGAGATATACGCCTACGGCGACCACCCGCTGCGGACGAACGCGATCGACGACGGCGATTCGGTACCGATCGGCGACGAGGCGTTCGAGGTGGTGTACACGCCGGGACACGCCGACGATCACGTCTCGTTCGTCTCCGAGACGACGCTCTTTTCGGGCGACGTGGTCGTCCACGACGACGGCGCGTTCGAGTACGGGAGCTTCGGGCGAACCGACCTACCCGGCCAATCGCGAGAGACGCTCATCGAGAGCATCCGCCGGCTCCTGGATCGGATGCCCGAGACGGTCGAACGGATGTACGCCGGCCACGGCGAGGCGTTCTCCGGCGACGTCCGCGACGTCGTCGAGACGGCGCTGGGACGGGCCGAAAAACGCGAACCGAAGTATCCGGACGAGTGA